One Acaryochloris thomasi RCC1774 genomic window, GAGTGGTACGTAAGTCCGAAAGCTAAGGTCTCTGATGTGTAGAGTAGATTTAAAATCGTTAATGCATTGCGATAGAAGGCTTACAGGGATCCTGTGAGAAAAATTAGGCGTATGTCGGCATGACCCCTATGGGGCGAAGGCGTCACGCAGCAGAATATCAGCGATGCCCTCCGTAAGATGGGCGTGACTCGAAAAAAAAGACCTATGGCTACCAAGAGCGTGACGAAGTAGAGCGCCAAGCCTTTGTCGAGCGTCTGAGTACAAAGCGTCCAGACCAGCTTACCTATGTAGATGAAGCCGGCATTGATAATCGTGACGACTATCCCTATGGATACTGCGCGATAGGGGAGCGCTTTCATTGTCTTAAGTCAGGCAAGCGGACCGAGCGCGTGAGTTTTATCGGTGCCGTCAAGGAGAAAGTTCTATTTGCCCCCATCACCTTTGAAGGTTCGTGCAACCGCAGCTTATTCGAGATGTGGCTTCAAGAGTGTCTGTTGCCGCAGTTAAAGCCGGGAGATGTCATCGTCATTGACAATGCCAGTTTTCATAAAGGCCAAGCAATTGAGGAAATGGTCGCTGATGCGGGTTGTGAGATTTGGTATCTACCGCCCTATTCACCCGACCTCAACAAGATAGAGCGCTGGTGGTTTGTGCTTAAAAACTGGATGAAGCAGCGGTGGGGTGAATTTGAGACCTTTCGAGACTGTGTCGATGCTGCTTTCAGGGAGTGTCCTGACGTATGTGCGTAGCGCTATATGAGTTGTCTTTTTGCTGCTGGCGTATCGATTTAGTCCTCTGCTTCCAACGAGCTTTTGTGTTGAGCTGCGCCTTTTGATCTTGCTTCCGGTTCAGGTAGGCTTCTTCTTTCTGAAGCTTTTGGTAGCTCTGGAGTCGCGACTGCTCCAATTGGCGAGCCGTCAGGGCTGCTTGGATCGCACAGCCGGGTTCCTGCTGGTGCCGACAGTCTCGAAAGCGGCACTGCGTTGTAAGGGGACTGTCAACTTAACTGTAGTTGGTCCCATTTATTGAGAATACGAGTTCTTTCCCAAGCCTGTGATGCTTAATCTATCGTTGTCAAAAAGAGTCACTTTGCAATCAGAAAGTAGAAAATGGGTTAAGTTGACAGTCCCCTGTAAAACTCTGATTTTCTTAGGATTTGACTTGCATAGAGAATGACCGGATCTGGCCTGCGGGAATAGTTCTCGATGTTCTTGGTTTTGTTTAGCCTCTAGATCAAAGACTTTTAATTATGCATTTGCTGTATAAGATCTAGAGTAATCTTGGCTTCCTCAGGATCAAGAACACTCAGCGCAAACCCTACATGGACAATGACATAATCCTCAAGGTCAGCTTTAGGCACGTAAGCAAGATTCACCTCTTTACATACTCCACCAAAGTTCACCTTCCCGGTGCGAAGGAGCGGATCACCACTTTCGGTAGTACTCACAATCTTTCCTGGAATAGCTAGACACATGAACTGGTCCTCGGTGGAAGTGGTTGCGGGTCTGAGAGAACGTCTTGAATATTTATTGAACTTCTATGACTTCGTTTGATAGACATCACTTGGCCTAGAGCAATGCCTCCATCATTGGTTGGAATTTGCTGATGCCAGTAAGGTTGAAAATTCTCTTCCCGTAAGCGTTTCGAGGTTCGTTCGCTTAAGTACCGATTTTGGAAGCATCCGCCTGTGAGGACAACGTAAGATTCTCCAACCCGATGGGATACATTGACGATGATTTCTACTAACGTGTTGTGAAATTTAGATGAGATGAGGCCGGCATCAAGACCCACCGCGATATCTTCTAGGATAGCGTTGAGCATGGGCCTCCAGTCCACAATTAGGGGTAATGTAGACGATATTTGAACGGGATAGTGTTCTTCTGTCTCAAAACCGGTGAGTGCAGACTCTAAGGCTGCGGCGGCCTGTCCTTCATAGCTAGAAATTTGCACCTTGTTTGTGAGGGATGCGATCGCATCAAATAACCGCCCTACACTAGAGGTCATCGGTGTATTAATGTGGCGGTCCAACATTGTATACAACAACTTCAAAGACTGAGGTGAAAAGGCTTGCATTGGAGCAAGTTGTTTCTGCTCTATCGCTTCACCGAAGCAGCTATAGAGTAAGCCAAGGGCAGCGCGTCGGGGTTCTTGAATCGCTTTCTCACCTCCTGGCAGTTGAAAGGGGCGCAGGTATCCTACCCGCTCAAATCCAGAGGTTGTAATTCGCAGAAACTCTCCTCCCCAAAGGGTGCCGTCTAAACCGTAGCCGCTGCCATCCCAAGCAATGCCAAGTGCTGCCCTTTCTAAAGGGTGCTCAGCTATACAGGCCAGGACATGAGCATAGTGATGCTGAACCGGAATTACTGGAACTTGCCACTCCTGAGCGAATGTATGAGCGGCTTGCGTAGAGGCGTAGTCTGGATGAGCATCACAGGCAATGATATCGGGCTGACAGTCGTAAATCTGGAGAAAGTCACGGATGGTTTTCTGAAAACGCTTCAGGGATTGAACGGTTCCTAGATCGCCGAGATGAGGACTGAGGAAGATGCGATCGCCAAGGGATAAGGCGATGGTGTTTTTAAGATGAGCGCCAACGGCAAGAATTGTAGGGGGAGATGAGAGTTTTGAATTTTGAATGGGGGACGGGGAGATGGGGAGGGGTGCGTATCCTCGGGCGCGGCGGAGGATTTGGGGTTGGTTGTTGATGACTTGAATAATGGAGTCGTCACTAGGGCTTAGGATGGGGCGGTTATGGATGAGGTATAGATCTGCGAGTCCTTTGAGGTCTTGCGGTGTTTGCCTTTCGTTGAAGCAAATAGGTACGCCGCTGGGGTTGCCGCTGGTGGCTACTACTGGAAAATCCAGGTCTGCCATGAGCAGATGGTGCAGTGGTGTGTAAGGCAGCATGATGCCGAGGTGGGGGTATCCGGGTGCGACGGCTTCGGCAATGTTGTTCTCGGGATCGACCCTCACTGAGTTTTTTTGCTTTCGTTTCAGGAGAACGATGGGGGCCGTGTGAGATCGCAACAATTCCGCCTCCACTTCTAAAATTTCACAATCGTGCCTCACTCGTTTCAAGGACGGATACATCAAGGCAAAGGGTTTATCCGGTCGGTGTTTCCGTTCTCTCAGGCGTTCAACTGCCGCTTGATTTCGGGCATCAACCATTAAGTGAAAGCCCCCTAAACCTTTGACGGCCAATATCTTTCCCTGCCGGATTGCTTCAGCCGCGTGCTGTATAGGCTCGTCTTGCCAACCTTCTTCTAACTGTCCTTCTTCGTTCCATAATTCAACTTGGGGACCACATATGGGACAGGCATTTGGCTGAGCGTGGAACCGACGCGATAGTGGATCTGTGTACTCTGATTGACAGTCTGGGCACATCTTAAAGTGCCTCATCGTTGCGTTGTGACGGTCGTAGGGGAGAGATTGGATGATGCTGTATCGAGGTCCGCAGTTGGTGCAGTTGGTGAAGGGGTAGCGATACCTGCGATCGCAAGGGTCAAATATCTCTCGCAGGCAGTCAGCACAGGTGGCAATATCAGGCAGCAACAGCGCAGTTGAAGATCCTTCAGTACTCGGGCGAATCTCAAAGGATGTATAGCCAATGGGGGCATCGTCAGTACACTCAATCATCTCGATCACAGCACGAGGCGGTAGATCATTTTTCAGTTGCCCTAGAAATGAGTTAAGTAAGTGAGTTGGGCCTTCCACTTCAATTTCAACTCCCTGAGCTGAATTATTCACCCAACCCTTCAGGTCCAGGTTGATTGCCAATCGAT contains:
- a CDS encoding HypC/HybG/HupF family hydrogenase formation chaperone encodes the protein MCLAIPGKIVSTTESGDPLLRTGKVNFGGVCKEVNLAYVPKADLEDYVIVHVGFALSVLDPEEAKITLDLIQQMHN
- the hypF gene encoding carbamoyltransferase HypF; the encoded protein is MTLRRLCLTLQGAVQGVGFRPFVYRLAINLDLKGWVNNSAQGVEIEVEGPTHLLNSFLGQLKNDLPPRAVIEMIECTDDAPIGYTSFEIRPSTEGSSTALLLPDIATCADCLREIFDPCDRRYRYPFTNCTNCGPRYSIIQSLPYDRHNATMRHFKMCPDCQSEYTDPLSRRFHAQPNACPICGPQVELWNEEGQLEEGWQDEPIQHAAEAIRQGKILAVKGLGGFHLMVDARNQAAVERLRERKHRPDKPFALMYPSLKRVRHDCEILEVEAELLRSHTAPIVLLKRKQKNSVRVDPENNIAEAVAPGYPHLGIMLPYTPLHHLLMADLDFPVVATSGNPSGVPICFNERQTPQDLKGLADLYLIHNRPILSPSDDSIIQVINNQPQILRRARGYAPLPISPSPIQNSKLSSPPTILAVGAHLKNTIALSLGDRIFLSPHLGDLGTVQSLKRFQKTIRDFLQIYDCQPDIIACDAHPDYASTQAAHTFAQEWQVPVIPVQHHYAHVLACIAEHPLERAALGIAWDGSGYGLDGTLWGGEFLRITTSGFERVGYLRPFQLPGGEKAIQEPRRAALGLLYSCFGEAIEQKQLAPMQAFSPQSLKLLYTMLDRHINTPMTSSVGRLFDAIASLTNKVQISSYEGQAAAALESALTGFETEEHYPVQISSTLPLIVDWRPMLNAILEDIAVGLDAGLISSKFHNTLVEIIVNVSHRVGESYVVLTGGCFQNRYLSERTSKRLREENFQPYWHQQIPTNDGGIALGQVMSIKRSHRSSINIQDVLSDPQPLPPRTSSCV